The following proteins come from a genomic window of Rutidosis leptorrhynchoides isolate AG116_Rl617_1_P2 chromosome 10, CSIRO_AGI_Rlap_v1, whole genome shotgun sequence:
- the LOC139873061 gene encoding probable LRR receptor-like serine/threonine-protein kinase At1g53440 encodes MTSCNRRPATARAGLTYLSAILSILSILCDFRSAAQLLPTEEVDALQTIASRLQIRDWRVARNSCSEGGGLNNTISSNNLGLIVFGSNVTCNCSTTECHITHIQMKGLNLTGVLPEEFANLTFLQELDLTRNYISGRIPSRFAQLPLTILSLLGNRISGPIPSEIGDIATLEELVLEDNLLEGPLPPNLARPPRLRRLLLSANNFSGTIPESFGNLTNVEDFRIDGSSLSGRIPSLIGNWTRIKRIDMQGTSMQGPIPSTISLLTNLTELRITDLTGPSTPFPNLQNMTRMIRLHLRNCMLTGSIPDYIGQMTQLKNLDLSFNKLEGQIPESIGRVQFDTVFFNNNSLSGNLPQWAFIGNRKIDLSYNNFAQIQQQTCNPSSLNLVSALSSSVTNNANAWCMTDGLTCSNNPTYYSLFINCGGTTLDFDGNEYQQDLTSEQSYFYPSGERWAYSSNGVYLNNDNAPFVATTTNVTGGDLYRTARLAPTSLRYYGLCLRTGSYKVRLHFAEIMYTDDNTFSSLGRRFFDISIQGQLVWKDFNIREEANGTGRGIYKDFDNIIVNNGSTIEIHLYWAGKGTTAIPDRGVYGPLISAITITPNFKIPTDGLSAGAIAGIVIVSCAFVVLILAVLWKKGYLGGKDEDKELRGALELQTGYFSLRQIKAATNNFDTANKIGEGGFGPVFKGVLSDGSEIAVKQLSSKSKQGNREFVTEIGMISALQHPNLVKLYGCCIEGNQLLLIYEYLENNSLARALFGKDNQRLNLNWVTRQKICIQVARGLAYLHEESRLKIVHRDIKATNVLLDKELNAKISDFGLAKLDEEENTHISTRIAGTIGYMAPEYAMRGYLTDKADVYSFGVVALEIVSGKSNTNYRPKEEFVYLLDWAYVLQEQGNLLDLVDPGLGSNYSKEEAMRMLNIALLCTNPSPSLRPAMSAVVSMLDGKIPVQTQIVKRGAADADMRFKALETLSQDSQTLTSYVSGESQRTRTISTDAPWVDSSSRDNQSTL; translated from the exons ATGACGTCATGTAACCGGAGACCGGCAACGGCGAGGGCCGGATTAACATACCTCTCCGCTATTCTGTCTATATTGTCAATTCTGTGTGATTTTAGATCTGCTGCTCAACTTTTGCCAACAGAAGAAG TTGATGCTCTCCAGACAATAGCTTCGAGGCTACAGATAAGGGATTGGCGAGTTGCTAGGAATTCATGCAGCGAAGGTGGTGGTCTTAATAATACGATTTCTTCAAACAACCTAGGGCTTATAGTTTTCGGCAGCAATGTAACCTGCAACTGTAGCACCACTGAATGCCACATTACTCACAT CCAGATGAAGGGACTTAACTTGACTGGAGTGTTACCCGAAGAATTTGCAAACCTCACTTTTCTACAAGAACT AGATCTCACTCGCAACTATATCAGTGGACGTATTCCATCACGTTTTGCTCAGCTTCCCCTTACCATATT GAGTCTTTTGGGAAACCGCATTAGTGGTCCCATACCTAGTGAAATAGGTGATATCGCAACACTCGAGGAACT AGTCTTGGAAGACAATTTGCTTGAAGGACCACTTCCTCCAAACCTTGCTCGTCCACCTCGATTGCGAAGACT CCTTCTTTCTGCAAATAATTTTTCAGGGACCATACCAGAATCATTTGGCAATTTGACTAATGTAGAAGATTT TAGGATAGATGGGAGTTCATTATCAGGACGAATACCTAGCTTAATTGGAAACTGGACAAGAATCAAAAGAAT TGATATGCAAGGAACATCAATGCAGGGACCTATTCCGTCGACAATTTCTCTTTTGACAAATTTGACTGAACT GAGGATAACTGATTTGACTGGACCTAGTACACCCTTTCCTAATCTGCAAAATATGACGCGTATGATTAGATT GCACCTGAGAAATTGCATGCTTACTGGTTCAATACCTGATTACATTGGACAGATGACTCAATTGAAAAACTT GGACTTGAGCTTTAACAAGTTGGAAGGTCAAATACCTGAGTCAATTGGGAGGGTGCAATTCGACACCGT GTTTTTTAATAACAACTCCTTATCTGGAAACCTTCCTCAATGGGCATTTATCGGCAATCGAAAGAT TGACTTATCCTATAACAACTTTGCACAAATACAACAACAAACTTGCAATCCATCTAGCTT GAATTTAGTTTCTGCCCTTTCGTCATCAGTAACAAACAACGC AAATGCATGGTGTATGACGGACGGACTTACTTGCAGCAATAACCCAACCT ATTATTCTTTATTTATTAATTGTGGTGGAACCACTTTAGACTTTGATGGTAACGAATACCAACAAGACTTAACTAGTGAACAGTCTTACTTTTACCCTTCTGGTGAGAGATGGGCTTATAGCAGCAATGGTGTTTACTTGAACAACGATAACGCCCCATTTGTAGCAACTACCACAAACGTGACAGGTGGCGATTTATACAGAACTGCCCGTCTTGCTCCTACTTCGTTAAGATACTACGGATTATGTTTGAGAACGGGTAGCTATAAAGTACGCCTACACTTCGCTGAAATTATGTACACAGATGATAATACGTTCAGTAGCCTCGGAAGGCGTTTTTTCGATATATCAATCCAA GGACAATTAGTATGGAAAGACTTTAACATCAGGGAAGAAGCTAATGGTACTGGCAGGGGTATCTACAAAGATTttgataatattattgttaataatggtaGCACGATAGAGATTCATTTATACTGGGCGGGTAAAGGGACTACTGCAATTCCGGATCGAGGTGTATATGGCCCGCTTATATCAGCTATCACTATAACACCAA ACTTTAAAATCCCGACAGATGGGCTCTCTGCTGGTGCGATAGCTGGAATCGTGATTGTTTCGTGTGCATTTGTCGTCTTGATTTTAGCTGTTCTTTGGAAGAAAGGTTATCTGGGTGGGAAAGATGAAGACAAAG AACTTCGGGGGGCTCTTGAATTACAAACAGGCTATTTTAGTCTGAGACAAATCAAAGCTGCTACAAATAACTTTGACACTGCAAATAAGATCGGTGAAGGCGGATTTGGACCAGTTTTCAAG GGTGTACTCTCGGATGGTTCTGAAATTGCTGTTAAGCAACTCTCGTCAAAATCAAAGCAAGGAAATCGTGAATTTGTGACTGAGATAGGCATGATATCTGCTTTACAACATCCCAACCTCGTTAAGCTTTATGGATGTTGTATTGAAGGTAACCAGCTGTTATTGATCTATGAGTACCTTGAAAACAATAGTCTCGCACGCGCTCTTTTTG GTAAAGACAACCAACGTCTTAATTTAAACTGGGTCACAAGACAAAAGATATGTATACAAGTAGCCCGGGGCTTAGCTTACCTCCACGAAGAATCGAGATTGAAAATTGTTCACAGAGACATAAAGGCCACAAATGTGCTTCTTGATAAGGAACTTAATGCAAAAATATCAGATTTTGGTCTGGCGAAACTTGATGAAGAAGAAAACACCCACATCAGCACACGAATTGCGGGGACAAT TGGGTATATGGCTCCAGAATACGCAATGAGAGGATACTTGACAGATAAAGCAGATGTTTATAGCTTTGGTGTCGTTGCGTTAGAAATTGTGAGCGGAAAAAGCAATACAAATTATCGGCCAAAGGAGGAATTTGTCTACCTTCTTGATTGG GCGTATGTGTTACAAGAGCAAGGGAATCTACTTGATCTAGTGGACCCGGGACTCGGTTCAAACTACTCAAAAGAAGAGGCGATGAGAATGCTGAACATAGCTCTACTATGCACGAATCCGTCACCATCATTAAGGCCCGCCATGTCAGCAGTGGTGAGTATGCTAGACGGAAAGATTCCTGTTCAGACACAGATAGTGAAACGGGGTGCAGCCGATGCTGACATGAGGTTTAAGGCATTGGAGACGCTATCACAAGATAGTCAAACGCTAACCTCTTATGTCTCTGGGGAAAGTCAACGAACAAGGACCATATCTACTGATGCCCCATGGGTTGATTCATCATCTAGAGATAATCAATCTAccttataa
- the LOC139873062 gene encoding uncharacterized protein — translation MSVERSFEAWEEVQRHGLDLADKFTQSFTDLIHSHINPPSFNWPNPNVHQLFDVEFHTLSFMKQDFRALVENSSHGINGVSAVFDMGHKLGQVGADFGANFDGVVQQFFRSLPVPFTNDDAMLKLGKHDDEMGGNLGVDVQQVHDDLGALVEQFKDFEFEETNKVKDNDSGGNEVPGFDLKAAGIFGRTQGILNLSTMFESRTCGVESSLAARGDFWRVEASQGSSGSGNGNSSLFLVQLGPVLFIRDSTLLLPVHLSKQHLLWYGYDRKNGRHSLCPAVWSKHRRWLLMSMLCLNPLACTFLDLQFPNGQLTYIAGEGISTSAYLPVFGGLLQAQGQYPGEMKFSFSCKNKWGTRITPMVRLPTKSFTLGFDQALAWKRSGLMVRPTVQFSLQPTFGGSNPGLKAELVHSLNEELSVIGGCSFVSHPSAYASLSLGRSKWNGNVGKTGIVLRVETPFTNFTEPSFSLQLNSGIEF, via the exons atgtctgTTGAGAGATCGTTTGAAGCATGGGAAGAAGTACAACGCCATGGATTAGACTTAGCAGATAAATTCACACAAAGCTTTACTGATTTAATTCACTCACACATAAATCCACCATCTTTTAATTGGCCAAACCCTAATGTACACCAACTGTTTGATGTTGAGTTTCATACCCTTAGTTTCATGAAACAAGATTTCAGAGCTTTGGTTGAGAATTCTAGTCATGGAATTAATGGTGTTTCAGCAGTTTTTGATATGGGGCATAAGTTAGGGCAAGTTGGGGCTGATTTTGGAGCCAATTTTGATGGTGTCGTTCAGCAGTTTTTTAGGAGTTTGCCTGtgccttttacgaatgatgatgcgaTGTTGAAACTTGGTAAACATGATGATGAGATGGGTGGTAATTTAGGGGTTGATGTGCAGCAAGTTCATGATGATTTGGGGGCATTAGTGGAACAGTTTAAGGATTTTGAATTTGAGGAGACAAATAAGGTGAAAGATAACGATTCGGGTGGTAATGAGGTTCCAGGGTTTGATTTGAAAGCTGCTGGAATTTTCGGCAGAACTCAG GGAATTCTTAATCTTTCAACGATGTTTGAAAGTCGTACATGTGGCGTCGAAAGTTCTTTGGCTGCAAGGGGAGACTTCTGGAGAGTAGAAGCATCACAAGGCAGTTCCGGTTCCGGAAACGGGAATTCGTCTCTTTTCCTTGTTCAACTTGGACCAGTACTCTTCATTCGTGATTCAACTCTTCTTCTACCCGTTCATTTGTCCAAACAACACTTGCTTTGGTACGGTTATGACAGGAAG AATGGAAGGCATTCTCTTTGTCCAGCTGTATGGTCAAAGCATAGAAGATGGCTATTGATGTCAATGTTATGTCTGAATCCTTTGGCTTGT ACGTTTTTGGATTTGCAGTTTCCAAATGGTCAGCTCACCTATATTGCAGGTGAAGGTATATCCACCAGTGCATATTTACCCGTCTTTGGTGGTCTGCTTCAGGCACAAGGTCAATATCCAGGAGAAATGAAGTTCAGTTTCTCATGCAAG AATAAGTGGGGAACACGCATTACACCCATGGTACGATTGCCTACAAAATCGTTTACTTTGGGTTTTGACCAAGCTTTGGCTTGGAAACGATCTGGTCTCATGGTGCGCCCGACTGTCCAGTTCAG ccTACAACCGACGTTTGGTGGAAGCAATCCAGGATTAAAGGCAGAACTTGTACATTCCCTTAATGAAGAACTAAGTGTCATTGGCGGTTGTTCTTTCGTGTCACATCCTTCTGCATATGCCTCACTATCG CTTGGCAGGTCAAAGTGGAATGGGAATGTTGGGAAAACAGGGATAGTATTGAGAGTCGAAACACCTTTTACTAATTTTACAGAACCTTCTTTTTCTCTTCAGTTGAATAGTGGCATTGAATTCTGA